A genomic segment from Salvia splendens isolate huo1 chromosome 13, SspV2, whole genome shotgun sequence encodes:
- the LOC121760275 gene encoding ethylene receptor 1-like isoform X1, translating into MEYCNCFESPWPADELLMKYQYVSDFFIALAYFSIPLEIIYFVKKSAVFPYRWVLVQFGAFIVLCGATHLINLWTFTMHTRTVAVVMTTAKVLTAVVSCATALLLVHIIPDLLSVKTRELFLKNKAAELDREMGLIRTQEETGRHVRMLTHEIRSTLDRHTILKTTLLELGRTLGLEECALWMPTRTGLELNLSYTLRHQNPVGLTVPIQLPVINQVFNTSRAVKISPISPVARLRPAGQYMPGEVVAVRVPLLHLSNFQIHDWPELSTKRYALMVLMLPSDSARQWHVHELELVEVVADQVAVALSHAAILEESMRARDLLMEQNVALDLARREAEMAVRARNDFLAVMNHEMGTPIHATIALSSLLQETELSPEQRLMVETILKSSNLLATLINDVLDLSRLEDGSLQLEIETFNLHSLFREVLNLIKPIAAVKKLYVMLNLSPDLIEHAVGDEKRLMQVLLNVVGNAIKFTKEGGISVSASVAKPDSLRDPRAPDFFPTHSDNHFYLRVEVKDTGSGINQLEIPKVFMKFVQSQPLAAKNSGGRGLGLAICKRFVNLMEGHIWIESEGLGRGSTVIFIVKLGIPAHLNESKLPVLHKGPGNQVKFIFSGLKVVVMDDNSVGRTVTKGLLVHLGCDVLAVSSGDECVRAVSYEHKAVFLDVSMAAVDSFEVAVRIREKFAKRSGRPFIVALTGNTDRMIKENCRKVGMDGVILKPVSVDKMRSVLSDLLEHGYLVESQ; encoded by the exons ATGGAGTATTGTAACTGCTTTGAGTCACCATGGCCAGCTGATGAATTGCTGATGAAGTATCAGTATGTATCGGATTTCTTCATAGCATTGGCGTATTTCTCAATCCCTTTGGAGATAATATATTTTGTCAAGAAATCTGCTGTATTTCCTTATAGATGGGTTCTCGTGCAGTTtggtgcttttattgttctttgtGGAGCAACACACCTGATAAATTTGTGGACATTTACTATGCATACGAGGACTGTGGCAGTTGTGATGACTACAGCCAAAGTTTTGACAGCTGTTGTGTCTTGTGCAACAGCACTTTTGCTAGTACATATCATCCCTGATCTATTAAGTGTCAAAACAAGGGaactatttttgaaaaataaggcTGCAGAACTAGACAGAGAAATGGGGTTGATCCGTACACAGGAAGAAACTGGTAGGCATGTAAGGATGCTAACTCATGAAATCAGAAGCACTCTTGATAGGCATACCATACTGAAGACTACTCTTCTTGAGCTTGGAAGAACATTGGGTTTGGAAGAGTGTGCATTATGGATGCCAACACGGACTGGGCTAGAGCTCAATCTTTCCTACACTCTCCGCCACCAAAACCCGGTTGGTTTGACCGTGCCCATACAACTACCTGTAATCAATCAAGTATTCAATACTAGTCGTGCTGTAAAAATCTCTCCAATCTCCCCTGTTGCCCGGCTTCGACCTGCTGGACAGTACATGCCAGGAGAGGTGGTTGCTGTGCGCGTCCCTCTCTTGCATCTGTCCAATTTTCAGATCCATGATTGGCCTGAACTGTCAACTAAAAGATATGCTTTGATGGTTTTAATGCTCCCTTCAGACAGTGCTAGGCAGTGGCATGTGCATGAATTGGAGCTTGTTGAGGTGGTAGCTGATCAG GTTGCTGTTGCTCTCTCCCATGCTGCAATTTTAGAAGAATCAATGAGGGCAAGAGATCTTCTTATGGAACAGAATGTTGCCCTAGATCTGGCAAGAAGAGAAGCAGAGATGGCTGTGCGTGCTCGTAATGATTTCTTGGCCGTCATGAATCATGAGATGGGAACTCCTATTCATGCAACAATTGCTTTGTCTTCCTTACTACAAGAAACTGAGCTGTCGCCTGAGCAACGTCTAATGGTTGAAACAATCCTGAAGAGCAGTAACCTGTTGGCTACCCTTATTAACGACGTATTGGATCTTTCGAGGCTTGAAGATGGTAGCCTTCAACTTGAGATAGAAACTTTCAATCTTCATTCACTTTTCAGGGAG GTACTTAATTTGATAAAACCTATTGCAGCTGTGAAGAAGTTATATGTTATGTTGAATTTGTCCCCTGATTTGATTGAACATGCTGTTGGTGATGAAAAAAGACTGATGCAAGTTCTACTGAATGTTGTTGGGAATGCTATTAAGTTCACAAAAGAGGGAGGCATCTCGGTATCAGCTTCTGTTGCGAAGCCCGACTCTCTAAGAGATCCTCGAGCCCCTGACTTTTTTCCTACACACAGTGATAACCACTTCTATTTGCGTGTAGAG GTAAAAGATACTGGTTCAGGAATTAACCAACTAGAGATTCCCAAGGTATTCATGAAATTTGTGCAGAGCCAACCACTTGCTGCCAAAAATTCTGGTGGTAGGGGCCTTGGCCTAGCAATTTGTAAGAG ATTTGTCAATCTCATGGAGGGGCACATTTGGATTGAGAGTGAAGGTCTTGGCAGGGGTTCTACTGTGATCTTCATTGTTAAACTTGGAATTCCTGCTCACTTAaatgagtccaagcttccagtTTTGCACAAAGGCCCTGGAAATCAAGTAAAGTTCATTTTTTCTGGGCTTAAAGTTGTGGTGATGGATGATAACAG TGTTGGTCGTACGGTAACGAAGGGCCTACTTGTGCACCTAGGGTGTGATGTGTTGGCTGTTTCATCCGGAGATGAGTGTGTTAGAGCTGTAAGTTACGAACACAAGGCTGTTTTCCTCGACGTGAGCATGGCAGCTGTTGATAGTTTTGAAGTCGCTGTACGGATCAGGGAGAAGTTCGCTAAACGTTCAGGTAGACCTTTTATCGTTGCACTTACCGGAAATACTGACAGAATGATAAAAGAGAACTGTCGAAAGGTAGGCATGGATGGAGTCATACTGAAGCCCGTGTCGGTAGATAAAATGAGAAGTGTTTTGTCTGATCTCTTAGAACACGGATATCTTGTCGAATCTCAATAA
- the LOC121760275 gene encoding ethylene receptor-like isoform X2, with protein sequence MEYCNCFESPWPADELLMKYQYVSDFFIALAYFSIPLEIIYFVKKSAVFPYRWVLVQFGAFIVLCGATHLINLWTFTMHTRTVAVVMTTAKVLTAVVSCATALLLVHIIPDLLSVKTRELFLKNKAAELDREMGLIRTQEETGRHVRMLTHEIRSTLDRHTILKTTLLELGRTLGLEECALWMPTRTGLELNLSYTLRHQNPVGLTVPIQLPVINQVFNTSRAVKISPISPVARLRPAGQYMPGEVVAVRVPLLHLSNFQIHDWPELSTKRYALMVLMLPSDSARQWHVHELELVEVVADQVAVALSHAAILEESMRARDLLMEQNVALDLARREAEMAVRARNDFLAVMNHEMGTPIHATIALSSLLQETELSPEQRLMVETILKSSNLLATLINDVLDLSRLEDGSLQLEIETFNLHSLFREVLNLIKPIAAVKKLYVMLNLSPDLIEHAVGDEKRLMQVLLNVVGNAIKFTKEGGISVSASVAKPDSLRDPRAPDFFPTHSDNHFYLRVEVKDTGSGINQLEIPKVFMKFVQSQPLAAKNSGGRGLGLAICKRFVNLMEGHIWIESEGLGRGSTVIFIVKLGIPAHLNESKLPVLHKGPGNQVKFIFSGLKVVVMDDNSVGRTVTKGLLVHLGCDVLAVSSGDECVRAVSYEHKAVFLDVSMAAVDSFEVAVRIREKFAKRSGMDGVILKPVSVDKMRSVLSDLLEHGYLVESQ encoded by the exons ATGGAGTATTGTAACTGCTTTGAGTCACCATGGCCAGCTGATGAATTGCTGATGAAGTATCAGTATGTATCGGATTTCTTCATAGCATTGGCGTATTTCTCAATCCCTTTGGAGATAATATATTTTGTCAAGAAATCTGCTGTATTTCCTTATAGATGGGTTCTCGTGCAGTTtggtgcttttattgttctttgtGGAGCAACACACCTGATAAATTTGTGGACATTTACTATGCATACGAGGACTGTGGCAGTTGTGATGACTACAGCCAAAGTTTTGACAGCTGTTGTGTCTTGTGCAACAGCACTTTTGCTAGTACATATCATCCCTGATCTATTAAGTGTCAAAACAAGGGaactatttttgaaaaataaggcTGCAGAACTAGACAGAGAAATGGGGTTGATCCGTACACAGGAAGAAACTGGTAGGCATGTAAGGATGCTAACTCATGAAATCAGAAGCACTCTTGATAGGCATACCATACTGAAGACTACTCTTCTTGAGCTTGGAAGAACATTGGGTTTGGAAGAGTGTGCATTATGGATGCCAACACGGACTGGGCTAGAGCTCAATCTTTCCTACACTCTCCGCCACCAAAACCCGGTTGGTTTGACCGTGCCCATACAACTACCTGTAATCAATCAAGTATTCAATACTAGTCGTGCTGTAAAAATCTCTCCAATCTCCCCTGTTGCCCGGCTTCGACCTGCTGGACAGTACATGCCAGGAGAGGTGGTTGCTGTGCGCGTCCCTCTCTTGCATCTGTCCAATTTTCAGATCCATGATTGGCCTGAACTGTCAACTAAAAGATATGCTTTGATGGTTTTAATGCTCCCTTCAGACAGTGCTAGGCAGTGGCATGTGCATGAATTGGAGCTTGTTGAGGTGGTAGCTGATCAG GTTGCTGTTGCTCTCTCCCATGCTGCAATTTTAGAAGAATCAATGAGGGCAAGAGATCTTCTTATGGAACAGAATGTTGCCCTAGATCTGGCAAGAAGAGAAGCAGAGATGGCTGTGCGTGCTCGTAATGATTTCTTGGCCGTCATGAATCATGAGATGGGAACTCCTATTCATGCAACAATTGCTTTGTCTTCCTTACTACAAGAAACTGAGCTGTCGCCTGAGCAACGTCTAATGGTTGAAACAATCCTGAAGAGCAGTAACCTGTTGGCTACCCTTATTAACGACGTATTGGATCTTTCGAGGCTTGAAGATGGTAGCCTTCAACTTGAGATAGAAACTTTCAATCTTCATTCACTTTTCAGGGAG GTACTTAATTTGATAAAACCTATTGCAGCTGTGAAGAAGTTATATGTTATGTTGAATTTGTCCCCTGATTTGATTGAACATGCTGTTGGTGATGAAAAAAGACTGATGCAAGTTCTACTGAATGTTGTTGGGAATGCTATTAAGTTCACAAAAGAGGGAGGCATCTCGGTATCAGCTTCTGTTGCGAAGCCCGACTCTCTAAGAGATCCTCGAGCCCCTGACTTTTTTCCTACACACAGTGATAACCACTTCTATTTGCGTGTAGAG GTAAAAGATACTGGTTCAGGAATTAACCAACTAGAGATTCCCAAGGTATTCATGAAATTTGTGCAGAGCCAACCACTTGCTGCCAAAAATTCTGGTGGTAGGGGCCTTGGCCTAGCAATTTGTAAGAG ATTTGTCAATCTCATGGAGGGGCACATTTGGATTGAGAGTGAAGGTCTTGGCAGGGGTTCTACTGTGATCTTCATTGTTAAACTTGGAATTCCTGCTCACTTAaatgagtccaagcttccagtTTTGCACAAAGGCCCTGGAAATCAAGTAAAGTTCATTTTTTCTGGGCTTAAAGTTGTGGTGATGGATGATAACAG TGTTGGTCGTACGGTAACGAAGGGCCTACTTGTGCACCTAGGGTGTGATGTGTTGGCTGTTTCATCCGGAGATGAGTGTGTTAGAGCTGTAAGTTACGAACACAAGGCTGTTTTCCTCGACGTGAGCATGGCAGCTGTTGATAGTTTTGAAGTCGCTGTACGGATCAGGGAGAAGTTCGCTAAACGTTCAG GCATGGATGGAGTCATACTGAAGCCCGTGTCGGTAGATAAAATGAGAAGTGTTTTGTCTGATCTCTTAGAACACGGATATCTTGTCGAATCTCAATAA
- the LOC121760275 gene encoding ethylene receptor 1-like isoform X3, giving the protein MHTRTVAVVMTTAKVLTAVVSCATALLLVHIIPDLLSVKTRELFLKNKAAELDREMGLIRTQEETGRHVRMLTHEIRSTLDRHTILKTTLLELGRTLGLEECALWMPTRTGLELNLSYTLRHQNPVGLTVPIQLPVINQVFNTSRAVKISPISPVARLRPAGQYMPGEVVAVRVPLLHLSNFQIHDWPELSTKRYALMVLMLPSDSARQWHVHELELVEVVADQVAVALSHAAILEESMRARDLLMEQNVALDLARREAEMAVRARNDFLAVMNHEMGTPIHATIALSSLLQETELSPEQRLMVETILKSSNLLATLINDVLDLSRLEDGSLQLEIETFNLHSLFREVLNLIKPIAAVKKLYVMLNLSPDLIEHAVGDEKRLMQVLLNVVGNAIKFTKEGGISVSASVAKPDSLRDPRAPDFFPTHSDNHFYLRVEVKDTGSGINQLEIPKVFMKFVQSQPLAAKNSGGRGLGLAICKRFVNLMEGHIWIESEGLGRGSTVIFIVKLGIPAHLNESKLPVLHKGPGNQVKFIFSGLKVVVMDDNSVGRTVTKGLLVHLGCDVLAVSSGDECVRAVSYEHKAVFLDVSMAAVDSFEVAVRIREKFAKRSGRPFIVALTGNTDRMIKENCRKVGMDGVILKPVSVDKMRSVLSDLLEHGYLVESQ; this is encoded by the exons ATGCATACGAGGACTGTGGCAGTTGTGATGACTACAGCCAAAGTTTTGACAGCTGTTGTGTCTTGTGCAACAGCACTTTTGCTAGTACATATCATCCCTGATCTATTAAGTGTCAAAACAAGGGaactatttttgaaaaataaggcTGCAGAACTAGACAGAGAAATGGGGTTGATCCGTACACAGGAAGAAACTGGTAGGCATGTAAGGATGCTAACTCATGAAATCAGAAGCACTCTTGATAGGCATACCATACTGAAGACTACTCTTCTTGAGCTTGGAAGAACATTGGGTTTGGAAGAGTGTGCATTATGGATGCCAACACGGACTGGGCTAGAGCTCAATCTTTCCTACACTCTCCGCCACCAAAACCCGGTTGGTTTGACCGTGCCCATACAACTACCTGTAATCAATCAAGTATTCAATACTAGTCGTGCTGTAAAAATCTCTCCAATCTCCCCTGTTGCCCGGCTTCGACCTGCTGGACAGTACATGCCAGGAGAGGTGGTTGCTGTGCGCGTCCCTCTCTTGCATCTGTCCAATTTTCAGATCCATGATTGGCCTGAACTGTCAACTAAAAGATATGCTTTGATGGTTTTAATGCTCCCTTCAGACAGTGCTAGGCAGTGGCATGTGCATGAATTGGAGCTTGTTGAGGTGGTAGCTGATCAG GTTGCTGTTGCTCTCTCCCATGCTGCAATTTTAGAAGAATCAATGAGGGCAAGAGATCTTCTTATGGAACAGAATGTTGCCCTAGATCTGGCAAGAAGAGAAGCAGAGATGGCTGTGCGTGCTCGTAATGATTTCTTGGCCGTCATGAATCATGAGATGGGAACTCCTATTCATGCAACAATTGCTTTGTCTTCCTTACTACAAGAAACTGAGCTGTCGCCTGAGCAACGTCTAATGGTTGAAACAATCCTGAAGAGCAGTAACCTGTTGGCTACCCTTATTAACGACGTATTGGATCTTTCGAGGCTTGAAGATGGTAGCCTTCAACTTGAGATAGAAACTTTCAATCTTCATTCACTTTTCAGGGAG GTACTTAATTTGATAAAACCTATTGCAGCTGTGAAGAAGTTATATGTTATGTTGAATTTGTCCCCTGATTTGATTGAACATGCTGTTGGTGATGAAAAAAGACTGATGCAAGTTCTACTGAATGTTGTTGGGAATGCTATTAAGTTCACAAAAGAGGGAGGCATCTCGGTATCAGCTTCTGTTGCGAAGCCCGACTCTCTAAGAGATCCTCGAGCCCCTGACTTTTTTCCTACACACAGTGATAACCACTTCTATTTGCGTGTAGAG GTAAAAGATACTGGTTCAGGAATTAACCAACTAGAGATTCCCAAGGTATTCATGAAATTTGTGCAGAGCCAACCACTTGCTGCCAAAAATTCTGGTGGTAGGGGCCTTGGCCTAGCAATTTGTAAGAG ATTTGTCAATCTCATGGAGGGGCACATTTGGATTGAGAGTGAAGGTCTTGGCAGGGGTTCTACTGTGATCTTCATTGTTAAACTTGGAATTCCTGCTCACTTAaatgagtccaagcttccagtTTTGCACAAAGGCCCTGGAAATCAAGTAAAGTTCATTTTTTCTGGGCTTAAAGTTGTGGTGATGGATGATAACAG TGTTGGTCGTACGGTAACGAAGGGCCTACTTGTGCACCTAGGGTGTGATGTGTTGGCTGTTTCATCCGGAGATGAGTGTGTTAGAGCTGTAAGTTACGAACACAAGGCTGTTTTCCTCGACGTGAGCATGGCAGCTGTTGATAGTTTTGAAGTCGCTGTACGGATCAGGGAGAAGTTCGCTAAACGTTCAGGTAGACCTTTTATCGTTGCACTTACCGGAAATACTGACAGAATGATAAAAGAGAACTGTCGAAAGGTAGGCATGGATGGAGTCATACTGAAGCCCGTGTCGGTAGATAAAATGAGAAGTGTTTTGTCTGATCTCTTAGAACACGGATATCTTGTCGAATCTCAATAA